The following are from one region of the Flavobacteriaceae bacterium UJ101 genome:
- the psd|PISD gene encoding phosphatidylserine decarboxylase (Belongs to the phosphatidylserine decarboxylase family. Type 2 subfamily.; KEGG: gsn:YC6258_05153 phosphatidylserine decarboxylase): MKPIFFIERESKKVKKETPPGEWFLQFLYYSPLGKLPLYLIVKRKFLTIIYGHFMKSKLSKRIILKFIENYNINTEELEKNTHEFNSFNDFFCRKLKSHSREIQQGLVSPADGKVLAYPTIEELHNFYIKGLPFNLSNFLKNEQLAEKFKESIFIIIRLATDDYHRFHFPYTGIPSKSTNIKGYYYSVSRYAVIPNLTKIFCENKRKYTILSTKGLDDILICPIGATMVGSISDTYIPNSPIKKGDEMGYFSFGGSTIVLLVNKKKLMIADDILTNTQQGLETSIKMGEQIGNLITK; this comes from the coding sequence ATGAAACCCATATTTTTTATAGAAAGAGAATCGAAGAAAGTTAAAAAAGAAACACCTCCAGGAGAATGGTTCTTACAATTTTTATACTATTCTCCTTTAGGAAAACTTCCTCTATATTTAATCGTTAAAAGAAAGTTTTTAACGATAATTTATGGACACTTCATGAAATCTAAATTATCAAAACGTATTATTCTAAAATTCATAGAAAATTATAATATTAATACTGAAGAACTTGAGAAAAATACACATGAGTTCAATTCGTTTAATGACTTTTTTTGTAGAAAATTAAAATCTCATTCAAGAGAAATACAACAAGGCTTAGTTTCACCAGCCGATGGAAAAGTTTTAGCCTATCCTACTATTGAAGAGCTTCATAATTTCTATATCAAAGGGCTTCCATTTAATCTAAGTAATTTTTTAAAAAATGAACAGCTTGCTGAAAAATTTAAAGAGTCAATATTTATAATTATTCGGTTAGCAACTGATGATTATCATCGTTTTCATTTTCCTTATACTGGAATCCCATCTAAATCTACCAATATTAAAGGATATTATTATTCTGTATCTCGTTATGCCGTAATCCCTAATTTGACAAAAATATTTTGTGAGAACAAAAGAAAATACACTATTCTTTCTACAAAAGGGCTTGATGATATTTTGATTTGTCCTATTGGTGCTACCATGGTTGGGAGTATTTCTGATACATATATTCCAAATTCACCTATTAAAAAAGGGGATGAAATGGGATATTTTAGCTTTGGAGGCTCCACTATCGTATTATTAGTGAACAAAAAGAAATTAATGATAGCTGATGACATTTTAACCAATACCCAACAAGGATTAGAGACCTCTATAAAAATGGGAGAACAAATTGGAAATCTTATCACCAAATAA
- a CDS encoding glyceraldehyde-3-phosphate dehydrogenase (phosphorylating) (Catalyzes the oxidative phosphorylation of glyceraldehyde 3-phosphate (G3P) to 1,3-bisphosphoglycerate (BPG) using the cofactor NAD. The first reaction step involves the formation of a hemiacetal intermediate between G3P and a cysteine residue, and this hemiacetal intermediate is then oxidized to a thioester, with concomitant reduction of NAD to NADH. The reduced NADH is then exchanged with the second NAD, and the thioester is attacked by a nucleophilic inorganic phosphate to produce BPG; Belongs to the glyceraldehyde-3-phosphate dehydrogenase family.; KEGG: hms:HMU07370 glyceraldehyde 3-phosphate dehydrogenase) gives MKRIAINGMGRIGRAALKIIVNTPELELIAVNDIATIENIVYLLKYDSIHGVFENEVKVEKEYLIIDGKRIRFINEKNPENLPWEELEIDIVIESTGIFTHYEDSVKHIKAGAKTVVLSGPSKSPEVPTVVHGVNSEDGKTNIFSCASCTTNNISPVIEIIGRRIGIEKAIMTTVHSGTSSNSIVDAPSRNNFRMGRSGMNNLIPTTTGAAKATIKAMPEYEGKFDGMAIRVPITVGSISDITMVTSRNTSVGEINNIIEEEAQTNRYVKVLKASYEPLVSTDIIKSPYGAIADLSLTKVVDGNLIKVLTWYDNEWGFTNQMIREIISL, from the coding sequence ATGAAGCGAATTGCAATAAATGGAATGGGACGAATAGGGCGTGCAGCTTTAAAAATAATAGTGAATACACCTGAACTTGAATTGATAGCGGTTAATGATATTGCTACAATTGAAAATATAGTATATCTTTTAAAATACGATAGTATCCATGGTGTTTTTGAAAATGAAGTAAAAGTAGAAAAAGAATATTTAATTATAGATGGTAAACGTATTCGATTTATAAATGAAAAAAATCCTGAGAATTTACCTTGGGAAGAATTAGAGATAGATATTGTAATTGAAAGCACTGGAATTTTTACTCATTATGAGGATTCAGTAAAACATATAAAAGCAGGAGCCAAAACGGTTGTTCTTTCTGGACCTTCAAAAAGTCCTGAGGTTCCTACAGTTGTACACGGTGTAAATTCTGAAGATGGTAAAACCAATATTTTTTCGTGTGCGAGTTGTACAACCAATAATATAAGTCCAGTAATAGAGATAATAGGAAGACGAATTGGAATTGAAAAAGCAATTATGACAACAGTTCATTCTGGGACAAGTTCTAATTCTATAGTAGATGCTCCCTCTAGAAATAACTTTAGAATGGGGCGATCAGGAATGAATAACCTTATTCCAACTACTACTGGAGCAGCAAAGGCAACCATAAAAGCTATGCCAGAATATGAAGGGAAATTTGATGGTATGGCTATCAGAGTTCCCATAACAGTAGGGTCAATTTCAGATATTACTATGGTTACTAGTCGAAACACTTCTGTTGGTGAAATAAATAATATTATAGAAGAGGAAGCTCAAACGAATCGTTATGTGAAAGTTCTAAAAGCTTCTTATGAACCTTTAGTATCAACAGATATTATTAAAAGTCCATACGGCGCTATAGCAGATTTATCATTGACTAAAGTTGTAGATGGTAATCTTATAAAAGTATTAACTTGGTATGATAATGAGTGGGGGTTTACCAATCAAATGATAAGAGAGATTATAAGTCTTTAA